TCTTTGGCTTGGGAGCGTCGTCGAGATCGTCGAGCTTGATTTGATTCTCGTTGAGCCATTGGCGATACGGTTGCCGCGAGGCGAGCCCGCGCTTGATTTCGTCGTCGGCGATGATCCGCCCCTGGGCCGTGTCAATGAGAAACATCCGACCGGGCCGCAATCGCCCTTTATATTCGACGCGGTCGGGCGGCATTTCGACCACCCCCGCCTCGGACGCCATCACCACGTAGCCCCCCTTGGTGACCCAATAGCGGCTGGGGCGGAGGCCATTTCGGTCCAGACACGCCCCGATCATCGCGCCGTCGGTGAAGGCCATTGACGCGGGACCGTCCCACGGCTCCAGCAAGCAGGCCTGATATTCGTAGTACGCCTTGAGTTCGTCGGGCATGCTTTCGTGCCCGGCCCAGGGCTCCGGGATGAGCATCGACATGGCTTGCGGCAGCGTCCGCCCGGTGAGCACGAGCAGCTCGAGCACGTTGTCGAAGATGGCCGAGTCGCTGGCCTGCGGTGTGCAAATCGGAAAGATCTTTTTCAGATCGGGACCGTATTTATCGCTCGCCAGAATTCCTTCGCGGGCGTGCATCCAATTGATGTTGCCGCGGAGCGTGTTGATTTCGCCGTTGTGCGCCAGATATCGGAACGGATGAGCCAGGTCCCAAGTCGGAAACGTGTTGGTGCTATAGCGCTGATGCACCAGCGCCAGGGCCGTCTGATAACGCTCGTCCGACAGGTCGCGATAGAACCCTTCAGCCTGCTCAGGCTGCATCAGGCCCTTATAGATCATCACGCGCGACGACAAGCTCGGAATGTAGAACTGCATCTTCTCGCTTAAGTCGCTTAGTCGGACTTCATTCTCGATCCGTTTGCGGATGACGTACAGTTTCCACTCGAACATGTCGGCCGGAGTTTCGGCGCCGCGGCCAATGAAGAGCTGCTGTATCACTGGTTCTACACTTCGGGCCAGCCAGCCCAGAGCGCGATTATCGACCGGCACCTCGCGCCAGCCGAGAAACGTCTGCCCCTCTTCGGCGATGAGTTCTTCCAAGCGCCGCTGGCAGAACAGCCGCTGCGCCTCGTCGCGCGGGAGAAACACCGCTCCGGCCCCGTACTCGCCGCGGGGCGGCAAAGCGACGTCGATTTCTCCCATCTTGTCGCGGAGCAATTCATCTGGCATTTGCGTGAGCACGCCGCAGCCGTCTCCCGTAAGCGGATCGCAGCCGCAAGCGCCGCGATGGCTAAGATTGACGAGAATCTCCAACCCGCTACGGAGGATGTCGTGGCTGCGCTGTCCCTTGATATTGACGACGAAGCCGACACCGCAAGCATCGTGCTCGTTGGCCGGATCGTACATTCCCTCGTGGGGCCGGGGCTGCGAGTGAGATTCGATTTCCGACATGACTTGGACCGCTTTGCTTGAAATCCGTAAATCCTTTTCCTGACGCTTTGCAATCTCGATCGGCGGCGCGCTTCCCTGGCGGGTCGCGGCTAAACGGCTTTCACTGGTGTTACGCGGTGCCGGAGCGGACGACGCTCAAAAGCCGCTCGCTACGGCTGCCGTCGCCGTTGCGCCCGCTCTCTCCTATGCGCCCGCCATCGCCATTGCGACTTCCATCTCCGGCTACGGCGCCGGCGAGTTCCGGAGCACCGATGGCGAGCTGCTTCCCTTCGCTTCGCAAGAGATCCATGAACCGCCGCACCGTGACTCCCAGATCTTTGCCGCGGCGATGCAGAATCCCCAGCGGCCGGATCAACTCATCGCTGGTCAGCGGAATCGCCGCTAGGCTGCCGGATTCCACTTCGCGAACGACCGTCGGCTGCGGCAACAGGCCGATCCCCGCGTCGATCTCGATCGCCCGTTTGATCGTCTCGATATTGTCGAATTCCATCACCACCCGCACTTCGGCATTGTGCAAGTGCAGCACGCGATCGATCTCGCGGCGGATCGTCAGATCGGCGTCGAAGCCGATCATCGCCTGGCCATCGAGGTCCTTGAAGCCCACGCGCGTGCGGCGGGCCAATGCATGCCCCGGCGCGCAAACCAGCACCATCGGCTCCTCGCGCCACAAGATGGCCTTGACGGTCCGCGACGATTTCGGATAGCTCACCAATCCCAAGTCGGCCTGATCGTTCTCGATCGCTTCGTAAACTCGATGCGGATGGAGATACTCCAAACGCACGTTCGCCTTCGGATATTGACTCAAGAAATCTTGCAGATAGCGGTTCATGTGGTGCAACCCGACCGAATAGATCGAGGCCACGCGGACCCGCCCGGCTACCTCTTCGTGCAGCGTGCGGACTTCTTCTTCGAGAGCGTCGTAGCGATCGAGCAATTTTCGACAGCCGTCGTAATAAACTTCCCCCTCCGGCGTAAGCGTGAAGGGGCGTTTCGAGCGATCGACTAACTTGACGCCGAGCCGGCGCTCCAATTGGTGGACCAATTGACTGGCGCCCGACTGGGAGATTCCATTGTCGTCAGCGGCCCGCGAAAAGCTGCGCCGGTAAACGACATCGCAGAAGATCTTCAGTGCTTTCAAGTGCATGGCGATGTGGTCTCCCCTAGTGCGGCGGCATTTGCCGAACAGAGGCGAATGAGTGCAAGCGAATCAACTGAATGCAAGCAAATTGGATGAGAAAACCAAATACAGATCGTGGCTAACATTCATAATAGAGATAATAAGTTAATCGTCCATCGGCTGGCCGTCAAGGGTTCCATCAAGAAATCCACTGAAGTTGCGATGCCAGACTCGGAATCCGGCTAACGACAGAGACATCTGCGTAACTACATGCAAAATAAATGCTTACAGTTTTTACTAGGCCTCTGGAACATAAGAATACCTTCTTCTGACTGCGCTGAGAGACACGATCGCCGCCGTGCTGCCGCTGCCCACCGC
This genomic window from Pirellulales bacterium contains:
- a CDS encoding LysR family transcriptional regulator gives rise to the protein MHLKALKIFCDVVYRRSFSRAADDNGISQSGASQLVHQLERRLGVKLVDRSKRPFTLTPEGEVYYDGCRKLLDRYDALEEEVRTLHEEVAGRVRVASIYSVGLHHMNRYLQDFLSQYPKANVRLEYLHPHRVYEAIENDQADLGLVSYPKSSRTVKAILWREEPMVLVCAPGHALARRTRVGFKDLDGQAMIGFDADLTIRREIDRVLHLHNAEVRVVMEFDNIETIKRAIEIDAGIGLLPQPTVVREVESGSLAAIPLTSDELIRPLGILHRRGKDLGVTVRRFMDLLRSEGKQLAIGAPELAGAVAGDGSRNGDGGRIGESGRNGDGSRSERLLSVVRSGTA